The following are from one region of the Cynocephalus volans isolate mCynVol1 chromosome 17, mCynVol1.pri, whole genome shotgun sequence genome:
- the LOC134366148 gene encoding olfactory receptor 1L8-like, whose translation MERVNQTYSVPEFILLGLSSRPEDQKPLFILFLTMYLVTITGNLLIILAIRSDPQLQSPMYFFLSFLSFTDICFTTTIVPKMLVNFLSEKKTISYAGCLTQMYFLYALGNSDSCLLAVMAFDRYVAICDPFHYVTTMSHHRCVLLVAFSCSLAHLHSLLHTLLLNLLTFCDSNVIHHFLCDLSPLMKLSCSSTFVNEIAIMTEGSFVLVTPFLCITFSYIRILITVLKIPSAAGKCKAFSTCGSHLTVVTLFYGSIFYVYLQPLSKYTVKDHMATIVYTVLTSMLNPFIYSLRNKDMKRGLGMLLSRRKS comes from the coding sequence ATGGAAAGAGTCAACCAAACCTACAGTGTCCCTGAGTTCATCCTCCTGGGACTCTCCTCCCGGCCTGAGGACCAAAAGCCACTCTTTATCCTCTTCCTCACCATGTACCTGGTCACCATAACAGGGAACTTGCTCATCATCCTTGCCATCCGCTCCGACCCCCAGCTCCAGAGCCCCATGTATTTCTTCCTGAGCTTCCTGTCTTTCACTGACATTTGCTTCACAACAACCATTGTCCCCAAGATGCTGGTGAACTTCCTGTCAGAAAAGAAAACCATCTCCTATGCTGGGTGTCTGACACAGATGTATTTTCTCTATGCTTTAGGCAACAGTGACAGCTGCCTTCTGGCAGTCATGGCCtttgaccgctatgtggccatctgtgaCCCCTTCCACTACGTCACCACCATGAGCCACCACCGCTGTGTCCTGCTGGTGGCCTTCTCCTGCTCACTTGCTCACCTCCACTCACTCCTGCACACACTCCTGCTGAATCTTCTCACCTTCTGTGACTCCAATGTTATCCACCACTTTCTTTGTGACCTCAGTCCCCTGATGAAATTGTCCTGCTCCTCCACATTTGTTAATGAAATTGCGATAATGACAGAAGGATCTTTTGTTTTGGTGACCCCCTTTCTATGCATCACTTTCTCTTACATAAGAATCCTCATCACAGTTCTCAAGATTCCCTCAGCTGCTGGAAAAtgcaaagccttctccacctgtggttCTCACCTCACCGTGGTAACACTGTTTTATGGAAGCATCTTCTATGTCTATTTGCAGCCCCTGTCCAAATACACTGTCAAGGACCACATGGCAACAATTGTCTACACAGTTTTGACCTCCATGCTAAATCCTTTTATCTACAGTCTGAGAAACAAAGACATGAAGAGGGGTCTGGGGATGCTGCTAAGCAGGAGGAAATCCTAG